The following are encoded in a window of Gossypium raimondii isolate GPD5lz chromosome 13, ASM2569854v1, whole genome shotgun sequence genomic DNA:
- the LOC105782712 gene encoding DNA topoisomerase 6 subunit B, with product MESESPTETKKGKSKTPKKAKESILKQKSPAEFFAENKNIAGFDNPGKCLYTTVRELVENALDSAEAISELPVIEITIEEIVKSKFNSMIGLVDRERVDEALYDDYETAKAREKRLAKEARAQEIQAKNAALGKKVKEHAVSKSSKGRGEASFYRVTCRDNGRGMPHDDIPNMFGRVLSGTKYGLKQTRGKFGLGAKMALIWSKMSTGLPIEISSSMRGQNYLSFCRLDIDIHRNIPHIHLHEKRDNKDKWHGAEIQVVIEGNWTTYRSKILHYMRQMAVITPYAQFLFKFVSDAPDKNVTIKFARRTDVMPPVPVETKHHPSSVDILLIKRLIAETSKQNLMQFLQHEFVNIGKPLAERLIGEMGPEFSPKMAVKSLTDQQIVRIHQLFRQAKFDDPSGDCLSPAGEYNLRLGIIKELHPDMVATYSGSAQVFEGHPFIVEAGVSVGGKDVKQGLNIFRFANRIPLLFEQGGDVVTRTALKRISWNNYKINQTQDKIGVFVSIVSTKIPFKGTGKEYIGDDISEIASAVKSAIQQCCIQLKSKIVKKMQAREQQERKRNLSKYIPDASNAVYNVLQEMAKSHASKKKRYEEGDADILQKVSDHLITKETLYEKLTQHVEKVDYEMALEYATQTGVREEPREDIYLQSLDGKGNFFDFHSPIFVFRLFL from the exons ATGGAAAGTGAAAGTCCAACAGAGACGAAGAAAGGCAAATCAAAAACTCcaaaaaaagcaaaagaaagcATTCTTAAGCAAA AGTCTCCTGCTGAGTTCTTCGCAGAGAACAAGAACATTGCTGGTTTTGATAAT CCTGGGAAATGTCTATACACAACCGTCAGAGAATTAGTTGAAAATGCGTTAGATTCAGCAGAAGCAATATCTGAGCTTCCAGTGATAGAAATAACAAT AGAAGAGATTGTCAAAAGTAAATTCAATTCCATGATTGGGCTTGTTGATAGAGAACGTGTTGATGAAGCATTATATGATGATTATGAGACAGCTAAGGCCCGTGAG AAAAGGCTAGCAAAAGAAGCTCGAGCTCAAGAAATACAAGCAAAGAATGCTGCCCTTGGGAAGAAAGTCAAAGAACATGCGGTTTCCAAGAGTTCCAAGGGTCGAGGCGAAGCTTCTTTTTACAGGGTGACATGCAGG GACAATGGAAGAGGCATGCCACATGATGACATCCCAAACATGTTTGGACGAG TTCTGTCTGGCACAAAGTATGGATTGAAACAGACACGAGGGAAGTTTGGTCTTGGTGCAAAAATG GCATTAATTTGGTCCAAAATGAGTACAGGCCTGCCGATTGAGATCTCATCATCAATGAGGGGTCAAAATTATCTCTCATTCTGTAGGTTGGATATAGACATTCATAG GAACATTCCTCACATTCACTTGCATGAAAAACGTGACAACAAGGATAAATGGCATGGAGCAGAAATTCAAGTGGTCATTGAGGGAAATTGGACAACGTACCGT TCCAAGATATTGCATTATATGAGACAAATGGCTGTTATCACCCCATATGCTCAATTTCTATTTAAGTTTGTATCGGACGCCCCTGA TAAAAATGTCACCATAAAGTTTGCACGGAGGACAGATGTAATGCCTCCAGTCCCTGTTGAGACAAAGCACCATCCTTCTTCTGTTGACATACTACTAATCAAACGTCTTATTGCTGAAACTTCAAAGCAAAACCTAATGCAGTTTCTTCAGCATGAATTTGTAAATATTGGAAAACCCCTTGCTGAGCGATTAATTG GAGAAATGGGTCCagaatttagtccaaaaatggCTGTTAAATCTCTCACCGATCAGCAAATTGTTCGAATTCACCAGTTATTTCGTCAAGCTAAATTCGATGACCCCAGTGGTGAT TGTCTAAGCCCTGCTGGTGAATACAATCTTCGGTTAGGAATTATTAAGGAGCTACATCCTGACATGGTTGCAACTTATTCTGGCAG TGCTCAAGTGTTTGAGGGACACCCATTCATTGTGGAAGCTGGTGTTAGTGTGGGTGGAAAAGATGTTAAACAG GGTTTGAATATTTTCCGATTTGCAAATCGAATACCGCTTCTTTTTGAGCAAGGTGGCGATGTTGTCACGAGGACTGCGCTAAAGAGAATCAG TTGGAATAATTACAAgatcaaccaaacacaagataaAATTGGTGTCTTTGTGAGTATTGTAAGCACGAAAATTCCGTTTAAAGGGACTGGAAAGGAGTACATCGGGGATGATATCAGCGAAATAGCTAGTGCTGTCAAA TCTGCAATTCAGCAATGCTGCATCCAGCTGAAGtcgaaaatagtaaagaaaatGCAGGCGCGTGAACAACAAGAGAGAAAACGAAATTTGAGCAA GTATATCCCCGATGCCTCAAATGCCGTTTACAATGTTTTGCAAGAAATGGCAAAGTCACATGCATCGAAAAAGAAACGTTACGAGGAAGGAGATGCAGATATTCTTCAAAAAGTATCCGATCATTTGATTACCAAAGAAACACTATATGAAAAGCTCACTCAACATGTTGAAAAG GTGGATTACGAGATGGCATTAGAATACGCAACGCAAACCGGAGTACGAGAAGAACCGAGAGAAGATATATATTTACAGTCTCTAGATGGTAAAGGTAACTTTTTTGATTTCCATAGTCCCATATTTGTCTTTAGACTCTTTCTATAG